The following proteins are co-located in the Hyalangium minutum genome:
- a CDS encoding SWIM zinc finger family protein, with translation MTTATRHPVELRYATASDVEARTENSRVLLALEGSRGTVGLRGRVREPALFRDALAATLGVLASDLRYRGRDRTAYLAYLMKQGKRATAQIWEAQKAFLDASLQSEEQKDTVLDPVLTVDPDQVSLEVFSRDESAYARLAFDNTLFDGREAAHGSTFLDVPPELVNKVDRLRTYVPLSLEAHVALPAREARAPRNVEVPHAWLRGFLQVQSAATLPANTCTLAPIDLYNLLFALRTRKAKKAPRALRFELVPGAPPRMVLEPWELVLECHASVYTGTAPAVVRTFGRQRLAALARLLPHAQSVRVQLLGPGLPVFWVMDMGPATLTLALTGWTESGWSSAAAFDVLMPRAVPEGLSEKLRQRLRSEGPLSFETLVAGAGAPKDAVRAALQLECLRGRILYDIARGAYRPRELMPTPVDEAVIRFGSEREARAHRLLGDGGPGAGEVKVTKVHEVVGEGTRIHGEVVDREAVRSFFPVFTLDLEGRVKEASCGCPHFRRSGLREGPCEHMIALRLAYARQRAAEEALRQTPEGRKHIRAETRSYVRREASGQEQVYRVSLDGKLVAVEWGPRLGDARHQKLWFDTDAEARTAYFARLEELASEGFIDAASAMV, from the coding sequence GTGACGACCGCCACCCGACACCCCGTCGAGCTGCGCTACGCCACCGCGAGCGACGTGGAAGCACGCACGGAGAACTCGCGCGTGCTGCTGGCCTTGGAGGGCTCTCGCGGCACCGTGGGCCTCCGCGGCCGGGTGCGTGAGCCCGCCCTCTTCCGCGACGCGCTGGCTGCCACGCTCGGAGTGCTCGCCAGTGACTTGCGCTACCGCGGCCGGGACCGCACCGCGTACCTCGCCTACCTCATGAAGCAGGGCAAGCGCGCCACCGCGCAGATCTGGGAGGCGCAGAAGGCGTTCCTGGACGCCTCGCTCCAGAGCGAGGAGCAGAAGGACACCGTGCTGGATCCCGTCCTCACGGTGGATCCGGATCAGGTGTCCCTGGAGGTGTTCTCCCGCGACGAGAGCGCCTACGCCCGGCTGGCCTTCGACAACACCCTCTTCGACGGGCGCGAGGCGGCGCACGGCTCCACCTTCCTGGACGTGCCGCCCGAGCTGGTCAACAAGGTGGACCGGCTGCGCACCTACGTGCCGCTCTCGCTGGAGGCCCACGTGGCGCTGCCCGCCCGAGAGGCCCGAGCCCCGCGCAACGTGGAGGTGCCGCACGCCTGGCTGCGCGGCTTCCTCCAGGTGCAGTCCGCCGCCACGCTCCCGGCGAACACGTGCACGCTGGCGCCCATCGATCTCTACAACCTGCTGTTCGCGCTGCGCACCCGGAAGGCGAAGAAGGCCCCGCGCGCGCTGCGCTTCGAGCTGGTCCCCGGCGCGCCGCCGCGCATGGTGCTGGAGCCGTGGGAGCTGGTGCTGGAGTGCCACGCCTCCGTGTACACGGGCACGGCGCCGGCGGTGGTGCGCACCTTCGGCCGTCAGCGGCTCGCGGCCCTGGCGCGCCTGCTGCCCCACGCCCAGAGCGTCCGGGTGCAGCTGCTCGGCCCGGGCCTGCCGGTGTTCTGGGTGATGGACATGGGCCCGGCCACGCTGACGCTGGCGCTCACGGGCTGGACGGAGAGCGGCTGGTCCAGCGCTGCGGCCTTCGACGTGCTGATGCCGCGCGCGGTGCCAGAGGGACTCTCGGAGAAGCTGCGCCAGCGGCTGCGCTCGGAGGGCCCGCTCTCCTTCGAGACACTGGTCGCGGGCGCGGGAGCCCCGAAGGACGCGGTGCGCGCGGCACTGCAGCTCGAGTGCCTGCGCGGACGCATCCTCTATGACATCGCACGAGGCGCGTACCGCCCGCGCGAGCTGATGCCCACGCCGGTGGACGAGGCCGTCATCCGCTTCGGCAGCGAGCGCGAGGCCCGGGCGCACCGGCTGCTGGGCGACGGCGGTCCGGGCGCGGGCGAGGTGAAGGTGACGAAGGTGCACGAGGTGGTGGGCGAGGGCACTCGCATCCACGGCGAAGTCGTGGACCGCGAGGCCGTGCGCAGCTTCTTCCCTGTCTTCACCTTGGACCTGGAGGGCCGCGTGAAGGAGGCCAGCTGCGGCTGCCCGCACTTCCGCCGCTCCGGCCTGCGCGAGGGCCCCTGCGAGCACATGATCGCCCTGCGGCTGGCATACGCCCGGCAGCGTGCGGCCGAGGAAGCCCTGCGCCAGACGCCCGAGGGCCGCAAGCACATCCGCGCGGAGACGCGCTCGTACGTGCGCCGCGAGGCCAGCGGACAAGAGCAGGTGTACCGCGTCTCCCTGGACGGCAAGCTGGTGGCCGTGGAGTGGGGCCCTCGCCTGGGCGACGCCCGCCACCAGAAGCTCTGGTTCGACACGGACGCCGAGGCCCGCACCGCCTACTTCGCGCGCCTGGAAGAACTGGCCTCCGAGGGCTTTATCGATGCCGCCTCGGCGATGGTGTGA
- a CDS encoding substrate-binding domain-containing protein yields the protein MAGEVRSSPAPVTLEEVARRAGVSPSTVSRILNGTARVREGKRKAVERAIADLDYHPNVMARGLAGGRSMSVGVITQDIASPFFNEALKGIEDSLARAGYAPLFVSGHWNASKETERMALLVARRVDGIIVLTGMIDDATLLTHAQRMPIVVTGRSLQGPGLFSISLANEQAGYDATRHLIELGHTRIAHIAGPEITADARDRLAGYRRALTEAGLPVDERLIAFGDFHETGGLLAINHLLESRLNFTGLFAANDQMAYGARLALYRKGIRVPEDVSLIGFDDLPSSLYTTPPLTSVRQPAYDLGKIAGEAMLRLIQGQPIPVTDLPLQIIVRESTLRRRG from the coding sequence ATGGCTGGTGAAGTCCGCAGTAGTCCCGCCCCTGTGACGTTGGAGGAAGTGGCTCGCCGCGCAGGAGTGTCCCCGAGCACGGTCTCCCGCATCCTCAATGGCACCGCCCGAGTCCGCGAGGGCAAGCGCAAGGCCGTCGAGCGCGCCATCGCCGACCTCGACTACCACCCCAACGTCATGGCGCGCGGTCTGGCCGGTGGGCGCTCCATGTCCGTGGGCGTCATCACGCAGGACATCGCCAGCCCCTTCTTCAACGAGGCCCTCAAGGGCATCGAGGACAGCCTGGCCCGCGCGGGCTACGCGCCCCTCTTCGTCAGCGGCCACTGGAACGCGTCGAAGGAGACCGAGCGCATGGCGCTGCTCGTGGCCCGCCGCGTGGACGGCATCATCGTGCTCACGGGCATGATCGACGACGCCACGCTCCTGACTCATGCCCAGCGCATGCCCATCGTCGTCACCGGGCGCTCGCTGCAGGGGCCCGGCCTCTTCAGCATCAGCCTGGCCAACGAGCAGGCCGGCTACGACGCCACCCGCCACCTCATCGAGCTGGGCCACACGCGCATCGCCCACATCGCTGGGCCTGAAATCACCGCCGATGCCCGCGACCGTCTGGCCGGCTACCGCCGCGCGCTGACCGAGGCCGGCCTGCCCGTGGACGAGCGCCTCATCGCCTTCGGCGACTTCCATGAGACCGGCGGCCTGCTGGCGATCAACCACCTGCTGGAGTCGCGCCTCAACTTCACCGGCCTGTTCGCCGCCAATGATCAGATGGCCTACGGCGCCCGGCTCGCCTTGTATCGCAAAGGCATCCGCGTGCCCGAGGACGTCTCTTTGATTGGCTTCGACGACTTGCCCTCGTCTCTCTATACGACGCCGCCGCTCACCTCCGTGCGCCAGCCGGCGTATGACCTGGGGAAGATCGCGGGCGAGGCGATGCTCCGGTTGATCCAGGGCCAGCCCATCCCCGTCACGGACCTCCCCCTGCAGATCATCGTCCGCGAGTCCACCCTGCGCCGCCGCGGCTAG
- a CDS encoding GH1 family beta-glucosidase translates to MTTSKASGSFPSDFQWGVATSAYQIEGAASEDGRGPSIWDTFSHTPGKVVEGHTGDVACDHYHRLEEDLDLIASLGVNSYRFSVAWPRVLPTGRLPLNPQGLDFYDRMVDGLCARGIRPHVTLYHWDLPQALHDEGGWARTDTVHRFADYAELVARRLGDRVESIATFNEPWVVATLGYEKGIFAPGLTNRRLAMQVSHHLLMAHGLAVRALRAVAPRVQLGIVLNLSPSYPARPTAADRAKAHLEDGLGVRWYMDPLFRGSYPQDVLEHLGADAPIVRPEELRLIQEPIDFLGINYYMRNFIHAEDPQAKPPGEQGFTDMGWEVFPQGLTALLTRLARDYRLPPLSITENGAAFADRLEDDAVHDTKRVRYLEQHIAALAAAREQGVDVRGYFAWSFMDNFEWASGYLKRFGLVYVDFDTQRRVLKDSALWYRDFIAAQRPWQSSAVAP, encoded by the coding sequence ATGACGACTTCCAAGGCTTCCGGTTCTTTCCCGAGTGACTTCCAGTGGGGAGTCGCCACCAGCGCCTACCAGATTGAAGGCGCGGCCTCGGAGGACGGGCGGGGCCCGTCAATTTGGGACACCTTCAGCCACACGCCCGGCAAGGTCGTCGAGGGACACACGGGAGACGTGGCCTGCGACCACTACCACCGGCTGGAAGAGGACCTGGATTTGATCGCCTCGCTGGGCGTCAATTCCTACCGCTTCTCCGTGGCCTGGCCCCGCGTGCTGCCCACGGGGCGTCTTCCCCTCAACCCCCAGGGGCTCGACTTCTATGACCGGATGGTGGACGGCCTGTGCGCTCGCGGCATCCGGCCGCACGTGACGCTCTACCACTGGGATTTGCCGCAGGCGCTCCATGACGAGGGCGGCTGGGCGCGCACGGACACCGTTCACCGCTTCGCCGACTACGCGGAGCTCGTCGCGCGGCGCCTGGGAGACCGGGTGGAGAGCATCGCCACGTTCAACGAGCCCTGGGTCGTGGCCACGCTGGGCTACGAGAAGGGCATCTTCGCCCCCGGCCTGACGAACCGGCGGCTGGCGATGCAGGTGTCTCACCACCTGCTGATGGCGCATGGCCTCGCGGTGCGAGCGCTGCGCGCGGTGGCTCCCCGGGTGCAGCTCGGCATCGTGCTGAACCTGTCGCCCAGCTACCCGGCTCGGCCCACGGCCGCCGACCGGGCCAAGGCCCACCTGGAGGATGGCCTGGGTGTGCGCTGGTACATGGATCCGCTGTTCCGCGGCAGCTACCCGCAGGACGTGCTCGAGCACCTGGGCGCGGACGCCCCCATCGTGCGGCCCGAGGAGCTGAGGCTGATCCAGGAGCCCATCGACTTCCTGGGTATCAACTACTACATGCGCAACTTCATCCACGCCGAGGACCCGCAGGCCAAGCCCCCGGGTGAGCAGGGCTTCACGGACATGGGCTGGGAAGTCTTCCCCCAGGGGCTGACCGCGCTGCTGACCCGGCTGGCGCGCGACTACCGCCTGCCGCCCCTCTCCATCACCGAGAACGGCGCCGCCTTCGCGGACCGTCTGGAAGATGACGCGGTGCATGACACGAAGCGCGTGCGTTATCTGGAGCAACACATCGCGGCATTGGCCGCGGCCCGGGAGCAGGGCGTGGACGTGCGCGGCTACTTCGCGTGGAGCTTCATGGACAACTTCGAGTGGGCCTCGGGCTACCTCAAGCGCTTCGGGCTCGTGTACGTCGACTTCGACACGCAGCGTCGTGTGCTGAAGGACAGCGCGCTCTGGTATCGCGACTTCATCGCCGCCCAGCGGCCCTGGCAGTCCTCCGCCGTCGCGCCCTGA
- a CDS encoding glycoside hydrolase family 16 protein gives MRGNPAVGVGLRGVLAAQCLAVALAVLFTPDAEAATTYGHTITSANSVRFYVNEASWADVHYTINSGAQQNFRMTPSGTNHTYNVTGIPNGATVRYFLTVGASTGAFDTAWTQFTMTGGTTPPPTGSWAVVWEDTFSVNGQPNSANWSYHVGNGFNPGAGAFSGWGNGEWEWYRPENASVQNGNLVIRADFKTTPTNIAGRNWYQFSSRITTKGKKSWKYGRVEARIAMPNAIGTWPAFWMMGTACDDSVTSSYTPAMSAYDVMASNWSSCGEIDIMEHKNLEANTYQNLFWDSRTGLFPWGNGLNNEQPSNINVGDVRQFHLYTIEWEPTQIRWYVDRDTHPTPVHTVDITASNKEEFQKPFHIILNLALSGLFTGYAEPNPADFPMYMYVDYVRVWQRQ, from the coding sequence ATGCGTGGCAACCCGGCAGTAGGCGTTGGTCTTCGAGGAGTGCTCGCGGCGCAGTGTCTGGCAGTCGCGCTGGCGGTGCTGTTCACCCCGGATGCGGAGGCGGCCACCACGTATGGCCACACCATCACCTCCGCGAACAGCGTCCGCTTCTACGTCAATGAGGCGAGCTGGGCGGACGTGCACTACACCATCAACTCGGGCGCGCAGCAGAACTTCCGCATGACGCCCAGCGGCACGAACCACACGTACAACGTCACGGGCATCCCCAACGGCGCCACGGTCCGCTACTTCCTCACCGTGGGCGCCAGCACGGGGGCGTTTGACACCGCGTGGACCCAGTTCACCATGACTGGAGGCACCACGCCCCCGCCGACTGGCTCGTGGGCGGTGGTGTGGGAAGACACCTTCAGCGTGAATGGCCAGCCCAACTCCGCCAACTGGAGCTACCACGTGGGCAACGGCTTCAACCCGGGCGCGGGCGCCTTCTCCGGCTGGGGCAACGGTGAGTGGGAGTGGTACCGCCCCGAGAACGCCTCCGTGCAGAACGGCAACCTCGTCATCCGCGCGGACTTCAAGACGACGCCGACGAACATCGCCGGCCGCAACTGGTACCAGTTCTCCTCGCGCATCACGACCAAGGGCAAGAAGTCGTGGAAGTACGGCCGCGTCGAGGCCCGCATCGCCATGCCCAACGCCATCGGCACCTGGCCGGCCTTCTGGATGATGGGCACGGCGTGCGACGACTCGGTGACCAGCAGCTACACCCCGGCCATGAGCGCCTATGACGTGATGGCGAGCAACTGGTCGAGCTGCGGCGAGATCGACATCATGGAGCACAAGAACCTGGAGGCGAACACCTACCAGAACCTGTTCTGGGACTCGCGCACCGGACTCTTCCCGTGGGGCAACGGCCTCAACAACGAGCAGCCCAGCAACATCAACGTGGGCGACGTGCGCCAGTTCCACCTGTACACCATCGAGTGGGAGCCCACGCAGATCCGCTGGTACGTGGACCGCGATACGCACCCGACGCCCGTGCACACCGTGGACATCACCGCCAGCAACAAGGAAGAGTTCCAGAAGCCCTTCCACATCATCCTGAACCTGGCCCTGAGCGGCCTGTTCACGGGCTACGCCGAGCCGAACCCCGCCGACTTCCCGATGTACATGTACGTCGACTACGTCCGCGTGTGGCAGCGCCAGTAA
- a CDS encoding beta-1,3-glucanase family protein encodes MKNSSFWSGVGAAGCLFALNLGCGGTTEAPEGISLESTSQSVIVGSRRQAETWSSSGTTAGAVFNEGGGEGQSVGGFQVNEVIHYPSVLFTDADQIKFQLAAPYGGGRAEIWADAVGSGTKVGTVDLTAATGADWNTFTTRTVTITKLSGTRSLYLKGVATGGDWLFKLDWFELHNSGGTTTPPPSGTVPVKVTNKCPFNLNVLLTGVNSISLERDSSGNPIYRNLASGQTYTYNTPGNYPAGRVSAYRTLPSPTSPRELEKAEFTLENNGSQLIHYNLTYVDHVGLPMAISTAGANNCVQVQCNKTASAMQSAIDTGCPDGLRYSMGGGTICLAPRSFCLDGEYASDSRRGTICTRLDSEIARCASKYPGQCNPGTAKTPQVYACSPPFFDQSAKWCAALNRGMVDAPDSTTVSQYYNTGKPYNQYAKWVHQQCGAVYAFAYDDYPMAANQAGFFTCSGGTQLNVTFCPAG; translated from the coding sequence ATGAAGAACTCGAGCTTTTGGAGCGGCGTTGGCGCCGCGGGATGTCTCTTTGCGTTGAATCTGGGCTGTGGTGGCACCACCGAGGCGCCGGAGGGCATCTCCCTGGAGAGCACCTCGCAGTCCGTCATCGTCGGCAGCCGCCGCCAGGCGGAGACCTGGTCCTCCTCCGGCACCACGGCCGGCGCCGTCTTCAACGAGGGCGGCGGCGAGGGCCAGTCCGTCGGCGGCTTCCAGGTCAACGAGGTGATCCACTACCCCTCGGTGCTCTTCACCGACGCGGACCAGATCAAGTTCCAGCTCGCGGCGCCCTATGGCGGCGGACGCGCGGAGATCTGGGCGGACGCGGTGGGCTCCGGCACGAAGGTCGGCACGGTGGACCTGACCGCCGCCACTGGCGCCGACTGGAACACCTTCACCACCCGCACCGTCACCATCACCAAGCTCAGCGGCACCCGCTCGCTGTACCTCAAGGGCGTGGCCACGGGCGGCGACTGGCTCTTCAAGCTCGACTGGTTCGAGCTGCACAACAGCGGCGGCACCACCACGCCGCCGCCTTCCGGGACGGTGCCCGTGAAGGTGACCAACAAGTGCCCGTTCAACCTCAACGTGCTGCTCACGGGTGTGAACAGCATCAGCCTCGAGCGGGACTCGTCGGGCAACCCCATCTACCGCAACCTGGCCAGCGGCCAGACGTACACCTACAACACGCCGGGCAACTACCCCGCCGGCCGCGTGAGCGCGTACCGGACGCTGCCGTCGCCCACCTCGCCCCGCGAGCTGGAGAAGGCCGAGTTCACCCTGGAGAACAACGGCTCGCAGCTCATCCACTACAACCTCACCTACGTGGACCACGTGGGCCTGCCCATGGCCATCAGCACCGCGGGCGCCAACAACTGCGTCCAGGTGCAGTGCAACAAGACGGCGAGCGCCATGCAGAGCGCCATCGACACCGGCTGCCCGGACGGCCTGCGCTACTCCATGGGCGGCGGCACCATCTGCCTCGCGCCCCGCTCCTTCTGTCTGGATGGCGAGTACGCCAGCGACTCGCGCCGGGGCACCATCTGCACGCGGCTGGACTCGGAGATTGCCCGCTGCGCCAGCAAATACCCGGGCCAGTGCAACCCGGGCACGGCGAAGACGCCCCAGGTCTACGCGTGCTCCCCGCCGTTCTTCGACCAGAGCGCCAAGTGGTGCGCCGCGCTGAACCGCGGCATGGTGGACGCGCCGGACAGCACCACCGTTTCCCAGTACTACAATACGGGCAAGCCGTATAACCAGTACGCCAAGTGGGTTCATCAGCAGTGCGGCGCCGTGTATGCGTTCGCCTACGACGACTACCCCATGGCCGCCAACCAGGCCGGCTTCTTCACGTGCTCCGGCGGCACGCAGCTCAACGTGACGTTCTGCCCCGCGGGCTAG